From the Hyphomicrobium sp. ghe19 genome, one window contains:
- a CDS encoding anti-sigma factor domain-containing protein gives MTDDNDIDAIAGEYVLGTLDAGERAAVAARRLREPALDVAIQEWERRLAPLAELVPVASPPDDTLAKIEARIDEKGIASSGSATIVDLRRRLRLWRTTAIAASAIAASLVVALGVRDFQPRPKQQNLVAVLQKDAASPAFLVTVNIEDRIMTVQPVAAKPEPGKSYELWIVQDSLGAPKSLGVIDEPKAMTRPTLAAYKPDVIESATFAVSLEPEGGSPTGQPTGPVVFAGKLIPAK, from the coding sequence ATGACTGATGACAACGACATTGACGCCATCGCCGGAGAGTACGTCCTCGGCACGCTCGATGCCGGCGAACGCGCTGCCGTTGCGGCTCGGCGCTTGCGCGAGCCGGCCCTCGACGTTGCCATTCAAGAATGGGAGCGCAGGTTAGCGCCATTGGCCGAGTTGGTTCCCGTCGCCTCGCCACCCGATGATACCCTCGCCAAGATCGAGGCTCGCATCGACGAAAAGGGGATTGCTTCCTCTGGAAGCGCGACGATCGTCGATCTTCGCCGCCGCCTGCGCCTTTGGCGCACAACGGCTATTGCAGCGTCGGCTATCGCCGCGAGCCTCGTCGTGGCGCTCGGGGTTAGAGACTTTCAGCCGAGGCCGAAGCAGCAAAATCTCGTCGCGGTCCTGCAGAAAGACGCAGCTTCTCCGGCTTTCCTCGTTACGGTCAATATCGAGGATCGGATCATGACCGTGCAGCCGGTCGCCGCCAAACCGGAACCGGGAAAGAGTTACGAGTTGTGGATTGTGCAGGATAGTCTCGGCGCGCCGAAATCGTTGGGCGTCATCGACGAACCAAAGGCGATGACCCGGCCAACGCTCGCTGCCTACAAACCCGACGTGATCGAAAGTGCGACGTTTGCGGTGAGCCTCGAGCCCGAAGGCGGTTCGCCGACGGGTCAACCAACCGGCCCTGTCGTTTTTGCGGGGAAGCTCATTCCTGCAAAATAG
- a CDS encoding fasciclin domain-containing protein, whose product MFNVNRASLLGAAVFALSLSSGLVANSFAKEKTVEVGGAAMYPSKNIIENAVNSKDHTTLVAAVKAAGLVNTLEGKGPFTVFAPTNAAFDKLPDGTVATLLKPENKTQLTNVLTYHVVAGDYSAAKLAKEAKANGGKLDLKTVEGENITIEGDNMGGWWVVDGKGGKAKITIADVNQSNGVIHVIDGVLLPN is encoded by the coding sequence ATGTTCAACGTCAATCGCGCCTCTCTTCTCGGCGCAGCTGTTTTCGCTCTTTCGCTGTCGTCGGGTCTGGTCGCTAATTCATTTGCCAAAGAGAAGACTGTCGAAGTCGGTGGCGCTGCGATGTACCCGTCGAAGAATATCATCGAGAATGCGGTCAATTCGAAAGATCACACGACGCTGGTCGCGGCGGTCAAGGCGGCAGGACTCGTGAATACGCTTGAGGGCAAAGGTCCCTTTACAGTCTTCGCGCCGACTAACGCAGCGTTCGACAAGCTTCCTGACGGCACGGTTGCGACGCTGCTCAAGCCCGAGAACAAGACACAGCTGACGAACGTGCTGACCTACCATGTCGTAGCGGGTGATTATTCGGCGGCGAAGCTTGCCAAGGAAGCAAAGGCAAACGGCGGCAAGCTCGACCTCAAGACCGTGGAAGGCGAAAATATCACCATCGAGGGCGACAATATGGGCGGCTGGTGGGTCGTCGACGGCAAAGGCGGCAAGGCGAAGATCACCATCGCCGACGTCAATCAGTCGAACGGTGTGATCCACGTGATCGACGGCGTGCTTTTGCCGAACTGA
- a CDS encoding SDR family oxidoreductase, translating into MIGNSRVAMVTGAGSGIGRAVALKLQADGFDVALLGRRVAELEKTAADAASGRGRFLVTPADVTDESAVHAAFEKARATFGRLDLLFNNAGTFTQGVPLEDLPLEEWKRVVDVNLTGPFLCAREAIRIMKAQTPRGGRIINNGSISAQVPRPFSAAYTATKHAVTGLTKSISLDGRADNIACSQIDIGNAATDVTAKMASGILQADGRVMVEPRMDVAHVADAVLYIANLPLDANVQFMTLMATGMPFIGRG; encoded by the coding sequence ATGATTGGCAATTCACGCGTGGCAATGGTGACGGGCGCCGGATCGGGCATCGGCCGGGCTGTTGCCCTGAAGCTTCAGGCCGATGGATTTGATGTCGCCCTTCTCGGCCGGCGCGTTGCCGAGCTGGAAAAAACCGCCGCAGACGCCGCATCTGGCCGTGGCCGGTTCCTGGTCACGCCAGCCGACGTCACGGACGAATCCGCAGTCCACGCCGCATTCGAAAAGGCGCGCGCAACTTTCGGCCGTTTGGATCTCCTATTCAATAATGCCGGAACCTTCACGCAGGGCGTACCACTGGAAGACCTGCCGCTCGAAGAATGGAAGCGCGTCGTCGACGTCAACCTGACGGGACCGTTTCTCTGCGCGCGCGAAGCCATCCGCATCATGAAGGCGCAAACGCCGAGAGGCGGACGGATCATCAACAACGGCTCCATCTCGGCGCAGGTGCCGCGCCCATTCTCGGCCGCCTACACCGCAACGAAGCACGCTGTTACCGGCCTCACGAAATCCATTTCACTCGATGGCCGCGCCGATAACATCGCCTGCTCGCAGATCGATATCGGCAACGCCGCGACGGACGTCACAGCCAAAATGGCGAGCGGAATTCTACAAGCCGACGGCCGCGTCATGGTTGAACCACGGATGGATGTTGCCCACGTCGCGGACGCCGTCCTCTACATCGCCAACTTGCCGCTGGATGCCAACGTGCAGTTCATGACGCTGATGGCGACGGGAATGCCTTTCATCGGCCGGGGCTGA
- a CDS encoding zinc ribbon domain-containing protein, whose amino-acid sequence MAGTEAAGSAFCVNCGTALQGKFCSGCGAPAAADQDEQGWSALSSEFLSSRRDNSFFPVVVSFLIHPVDTIIRLTDDPAYRSHWAFLTAMVGFQLTLAYVIVPKLVAALFNIPSTASSATVVTNEVVQYVGMAILTPIQYYVCRALGTLPRSPMSYVKLCVLSVSYGSMVAIAVTLIGFATGFAVLKTQADIDLSVVWQLLTLTTYAVVLVFVSASHKRFWGMSWPVAIGVTLFVGAMSWLVVYPALTALAERADVAGTLGSVLG is encoded by the coding sequence ATGGCGGGGACGGAAGCGGCAGGTTCCGCATTTTGCGTCAATTGCGGCACGGCATTGCAGGGGAAGTTCTGCAGCGGCTGCGGCGCGCCCGCTGCGGCCGATCAGGACGAGCAAGGCTGGAGCGCTCTTTCTTCGGAGTTCTTGAGCTCGCGTCGCGACAACAGCTTCTTCCCGGTTGTCGTTTCGTTTCTGATCCACCCCGTCGATACGATCATCCGGCTGACGGACGATCCCGCGTATCGCTCGCATTGGGCTTTCCTGACGGCAATGGTCGGGTTCCAGCTCACGCTCGCTTACGTCATCGTGCCGAAGCTGGTTGCGGCGCTTTTCAATATTCCTAGCACGGCCAGCAGCGCGACGGTCGTGACGAACGAGGTCGTGCAGTACGTTGGGATGGCGATCCTGACGCCCATTCAATACTACGTGTGCCGCGCACTCGGCACGCTGCCGCGGTCACCGATGTCGTATGTGAAGCTGTGTGTGTTGAGCGTCAGCTACGGATCGATGGTGGCGATCGCCGTCACGCTCATAGGGTTTGCGACAGGGTTTGCCGTGTTGAAGACCCAGGCGGACATCGATCTGAGCGTTGTTTGGCAGCTTTTGACGCTTACAACTTACGCCGTCGTTCTCGTCTTCGTTTCGGCGAGCCATAAGAGATTTTGGGGAATGTCCTGGCCGGTTGCGATCGGCGTCACGCTCTTTGTCGGCGCGATGTCATGGCTGGTCGTTTATCCGGCGCTAACGGCGCTTGCGGAACGGGCGGATGTGGCGGGGACTTTGGGCAGCGTTTTGGGATAG
- a CDS encoding 3-hydroxybutyryl-CoA dehydrogenase — protein sequence MAQAQKLMEKGRVGVKPARTISKVGIIGAGQMGSGIAHVVALSGYTVAINDLKKESFDKGIEAVHKNMARQIAKGLIKEEDRDTALERISFAPSFEDFGECDLVIEAATEDEALKHKIFAALCPHLKPTAMLASNTSSISITRLASTTDRPEDFIGMHFMNPVPVMELVELIRGIATGDETFATARHFVESLGKTTAVSEDFPAFIVNRILLPMINEAVYTLYEGVGTVDAIDKAMRLGAHHPMGPLELADFIGLDTCLSVMQVLYEGLSDSKYRPCPLLVKYVEAGWLGRKTKRGFYDYRGEKPVPTR from the coding sequence ATGGCGCAAGCTCAGAAGCTGATGGAAAAAGGCAGGGTCGGCGTGAAACCTGCCAGGACGATCAGCAAGGTCGGCATCATCGGTGCCGGTCAAATGGGCAGCGGTATCGCGCATGTCGTCGCGCTGTCGGGCTATACGGTCGCGATCAACGACTTGAAAAAGGAGTCGTTCGATAAAGGCATCGAAGCCGTCCATAAGAACATGGCGCGTCAGATCGCCAAGGGCCTGATCAAGGAAGAAGATCGCGACACGGCGCTCGAGCGCATCAGCTTCGCACCGTCGTTCGAAGACTTCGGAGAGTGCGATCTCGTTATAGAGGCCGCCACCGAAGACGAAGCCCTGAAGCACAAGATCTTCGCGGCGCTCTGTCCCCACCTGAAGCCGACGGCCATGTTGGCCTCGAACACGTCGTCCATTTCGATTACGCGGCTCGCATCGACCACCGACCGGCCCGAAGACTTCATCGGCATGCACTTCATGAACCCGGTGCCGGTCATGGAACTCGTCGAGCTTATTCGCGGCATCGCGACCGGCGACGAGACGTTTGCGACGGCGCGCCATTTCGTCGAAAGCCTCGGCAAGACCACAGCAGTTTCGGAAGATTTTCCGGCCTTCATCGTCAACCGCATCCTGCTGCCGATGATCAACGAAGCCGTCTATACGCTCTACGAGGGCGTTGGCACCGTCGATGCAATAGATAAGGCGATGCGCCTCGGCGCGCATCATCCGATGGGTCCATTGGAGCTTGCCGACTTCATCGGTCTCGACACCTGCCTCAGCGTCATGCAGGTCCTGTACGAAGGCCTCTCGGACTCGAAGTATCGCCCCTGTCCGCTCCTCGTGAAATACGTCGAGGCCGGGTGGCTCGGCCGCAAGACGAAGCGCGGCTTCTACGATTACCGGGGCGAAAAGCCAGTCCCGACTAGGTAA
- a CDS encoding electron transfer flavoprotein subunit alpha/FixB family protein produces MTTLLLAELSGNALSPATAKTLSAAKDLGGDVHILVVGSDVGSAADTAAKLAGVSKVLVADAPQLAKGLAEEVAALILSIAKNYSAIVAGATAYGKNVLPRVAAKLDVMQISDITKVVSPDTFERPIYAGNAIQTVQSSDATKVITVRISAFPAVGEGGSAAVETVAAPAPVGISTFEKAELSKSDRPELASAKIIISGGRGMGNGENFTKYIAPIADKLGAAMGASRAAVDAGFVPNDWQVGQTGKVVAPDLYIAVGISGAIQHLAGMKDSKIIVAINKDGEAPIFQVADYGLVADLFQALPELDAELQKAGR; encoded by the coding sequence ATGACGACACTTCTCCTCGCTGAGCTTTCGGGCAATGCCCTTTCGCCGGCAACGGCCAAAACACTTTCCGCGGCGAAGGATCTTGGCGGAGACGTCCACATTCTGGTTGTAGGCTCCGACGTTGGTAGCGCCGCGGATACAGCAGCCAAACTTGCAGGCGTTTCGAAGGTTCTCGTCGCGGATGCGCCGCAGCTTGCCAAAGGCCTCGCCGAGGAAGTTGCGGCACTCATCCTCTCGATTGCCAAGAACTATTCGGCGATCGTCGCGGGCGCGACTGCATACGGCAAGAACGTCCTGCCGCGGGTCGCCGCCAAGCTCGATGTCATGCAGATATCCGACATCACGAAGGTCGTTTCACCCGACACGTTCGAACGTCCCATTTATGCGGGCAACGCCATCCAGACCGTTCAATCGTCGGATGCAACGAAGGTGATCACCGTCCGCATATCCGCATTTCCCGCCGTTGGGGAAGGCGGTTCGGCTGCAGTCGAGACGGTCGCGGCTCCCGCCCCCGTCGGCATCTCGACCTTCGAGAAAGCCGAACTCTCCAAATCCGACCGCCCCGAGCTGGCCTCGGCGAAGATCATCATCTCCGGCGGCCGCGGCATGGGGAACGGCGAGAACTTCACCAAATATATCGCCCCGATTGCTGACAAGCTTGGTGCCGCCATGGGCGCCTCGCGCGCCGCTGTCGACGCTGGCTTCGTGCCCAACGACTGGCAGGTCGGACAGACCGGCAAAGTCGTGGCGCCCGACCTCTACATCGCCGTCGGCATTTCAGGCGCTATTCAGCATCTCGCCGGCATGAAGGATTCCAAGATCATCGTCGCGATCAACAAGGACGGCGAAGCGCCGATCTTCCAGGTCGCGGACTACGGGCTCGTGGCGGATTTGTTCCAGGCCCTGCCAGAACTCGACGCAGAACTCCAGAAAGCCGGACGCTAA
- a CDS encoding electron transfer flavoprotein subunit beta/FixA family protein, which translates to MKIVVPVKRVVDYNVKIRVKPDGSGIDLANVKMSMNPFDEIAIEEAVRLKEKSGAKEVVAVSIGTAKAQETLRTALAIGADRAILIEVPEGTTVEPLAVAKLLKALVETEKPDLVILGKQAIDDDSNQTGQMLASLLDWPQATFASKIVPEAGSLSVTREVDGGLETIKVNLPAVVTTDLRLNEPRYPSLPNIMKAKKKPLDVKKPEDFGVDIAPRLKVLKTSEPASRKAGVKVGSVAELVELLKSQAGIL; encoded by the coding sequence ATGAAGATCGTTGTCCCGGTCAAGCGCGTCGTCGACTACAACGTCAAGATTCGCGTCAAACCGGACGGTTCCGGCATCGATTTGGCAAACGTCAAAATGTCGATGAACCCATTCGATGAAATCGCCATCGAAGAAGCTGTTCGCCTCAAGGAAAAGAGCGGCGCCAAGGAAGTCGTAGCCGTCTCGATCGGCACGGCGAAGGCCCAGGAAACGCTCCGCACGGCGCTCGCCATCGGCGCCGATCGCGCCATTCTCATCGAAGTCCCGGAAGGCACGACCGTCGAGCCGCTCGCCGTGGCGAAGCTTCTCAAAGCCCTCGTCGAGACCGAAAAGCCCGATCTCGTCATTCTCGGCAAGCAGGCCATCGACGACGACAGCAATCAGACCGGCCAAATGCTCGCGAGCTTGCTCGACTGGCCGCAGGCCACGTTCGCCTCGAAGATCGTTCCGGAGGCAGGCTCGCTATCTGTTACCCGCGAGGTCGACGGCGGCCTCGAAACCATCAAGGTCAACCTCCCCGCAGTCGTCACGACCGACTTGCGGTTGAATGAGCCGCGCTACCCATCGCTTCCGAACATCATGAAGGCCAAGAAAAAGCCGCTCGATGTCAAGAAGCCGGAAGACTTTGGCGTCGATATCGCGCCCCGGCTCAAAGTTTTGAAGACGAGCGAACCTGCATCGCGTAAAGCCGGCGTGAAGGTCGGCAGCGTTGCTGAACTTGTTGAACTCCTGAAAAGCCAAGCGGGGATTCTCTAA
- a CDS encoding cob(I)yrinic acid a,c-diamide adenosyltransferase has translation MVVLNRIYTKTGDAGTTALGTGERVPKTSPRIAAYGTVDETNAVIGVARTQLAGEQPDVDAMLLRVQNDLFDLGADLCVPDRGQKLSYEPLRISDAQVTRLEGEIDQMNSELEPLRSFVLPGGSPVGAALHVARTVSRRAERKMVELAALPDEPVSAPALKYINRLSDFLFVASRYVNDRGKSDILWVPGKNR, from the coding sequence ATGGTCGTACTCAATCGCATTTATACCAAAACCGGCGATGCCGGGACGACGGCGCTAGGGACGGGCGAGCGCGTTCCGAAGACGTCTCCCCGTATAGCGGCATACGGCACCGTCGATGAAACGAATGCCGTCATCGGCGTTGCGCGCACCCAATTGGCGGGCGAACAGCCGGACGTGGATGCAATGTTACTTCGCGTCCAGAACGATCTCTTCGATCTGGGCGCCGATCTCTGTGTGCCGGATCGAGGCCAAAAGCTTTCGTACGAGCCGCTGCGCATCTCGGACGCGCAGGTGACGCGACTAGAAGGCGAGATCGATCAAATGAATTCCGAACTCGAACCTTTACGTTCGTTCGTTCTACCAGGAGGCAGCCCGGTTGGCGCGGCACTTCACGTCGCACGGACGGTTTCGCGCAGGGCCGAACGGAAAATGGTCGAACTGGCCGCCCTCCCCGACGAGCCGGTGAGCGCACCCGCCCTCAAATACATTAACAGGCTCTCCGACTTCCTTTTCGTCGCAAGCCGCTACGTCAACGATCGGGGCAAAAGCGATATCCTGTGGGTACCCGGTAAGAACCGGTGA
- a CDS encoding twin transmembrane helix small protein — MQTILYHATTIAVFAVLIVLLFGFWNMMKGKNPNLSQKLMRWRVGLQFVAILIILAYVFVTH; from the coding sequence ATGCAAACTATTCTCTATCATGCCACTACGATTGCTGTTTTTGCCGTACTCATCGTGTTGCTGTTCGGCTTCTGGAACATGATGAAGGGCAAAAACCCCAATCTGAGCCAGAAGCTCATGCGGTGGCGCGTTGGCCTCCAGTTTGTGGCAATCCTTATTATTCTTGCCTACGTCTTTGTGACCCACTAA
- a CDS encoding peptidoglycan DD-metalloendopeptidase family protein yields the protein MSKNLSSSRSGRPRLNGVGARAGLAGALMLSLAVAPLGPLYAEDALPSDPGTARKVLEEKKRELDANAAKELTIQSDVVQLGAERERLNGRLVETAGLIQRSEAQMTSIEGRLSELEEQERVVQGSLAQRHGQISGLLTALQRMGRNPPPVLVTRREDALKMVRSAMLLSSAFPDLKDQAVTLGTQLADLQRVMGNIRTEGARLQAETDRLNEARTRLASLMEVKKLTLADRQSELASVRVATAEITKSVTNLSELINRLDTTVTEKTGLGAYNDELKARHVADASQGQTQPAGPQIIKPPPPEQDGDNAKPAAPGTLASNVATNPALKSPAAAPQVKAIPVGGLTKVSAPEADLAPAAPSPAGGSGSKVAMVELAPGGSSLITGSPGRIKPAIPFSDARGKLPLPAQGRRALTFGERTQFGGQSKGMVIETRASAQVTSPCDGWVVYAGEFRSYGQLLIINAGDGYHVLLAGLSQIDVQPGQFVLTAEPVGTMSGGQKNSSPAPVSGPVLYVELRKDGRPIDPDPWWASGQQKVQG from the coding sequence GTGTCAAAGAACCTATCGTCGTCGCGCAGTGGACGGCCTCGCCTTAATGGCGTGGGCGCACGTGCGGGACTGGCCGGCGCACTGATGCTGTCGCTTGCCGTCGCTCCGCTTGGTCCTCTCTATGCGGAGGACGCTCTGCCTTCCGATCCGGGCACCGCGCGCAAGGTGCTTGAAGAAAAGAAACGCGAACTCGATGCCAATGCCGCCAAAGAGCTGACGATCCAGTCCGACGTCGTGCAGCTCGGCGCCGAACGCGAGCGGCTGAACGGCCGCCTCGTCGAAACGGCGGGCCTCATTCAGCGCAGCGAAGCGCAGATGACGTCGATCGAGGGGCGCCTTTCGGAGCTTGAAGAGCAGGAGCGTGTCGTGCAGGGCTCTCTCGCCCAGCGGCATGGGCAGATCTCAGGATTGCTGACCGCATTGCAACGCATGGGGCGCAATCCGCCGCCGGTCCTCGTGACGCGGCGCGAGGATGCTCTGAAGATGGTGCGGAGCGCGATGCTGCTGTCGTCGGCGTTTCCGGATCTGAAAGACCAAGCGGTTACGCTCGGAACGCAGCTCGCTGATTTGCAGCGCGTGATGGGTAATATTCGCACCGAGGGCGCGAGGCTGCAGGCTGAAACGGACCGCCTCAACGAAGCGCGCACCCGTCTCGCCAGCCTCATGGAAGTCAAAAAGCTGACGCTCGCCGATCGCCAGTCGGAGCTAGCGTCGGTTCGTGTCGCGACCGCCGAAATCACGAAGAGCGTCACTAACCTGTCGGAACTGATCAACCGTCTCGATACGACCGTGACGGAGAAGACAGGGCTCGGCGCTTACAACGACGAACTCAAGGCACGGCATGTCGCTGACGCGTCGCAAGGACAGACTCAGCCGGCCGGACCGCAGATCATCAAGCCTCCGCCGCCCGAGCAGGATGGCGATAACGCGAAGCCGGCAGCACCAGGAACGCTTGCCAGCAATGTCGCGACCAACCCGGCCCTCAAATCGCCGGCAGCCGCTCCGCAGGTGAAGGCGATCCCCGTCGGCGGGCTGACGAAAGTTTCCGCGCCCGAAGCCGACCTTGCGCCGGCGGCTCCGAGCCCCGCCGGCGGAAGCGGCTCGAAAGTGGCCATGGTCGAACTCGCTCCTGGCGGATCATCGCTCATCACCGGCAGCCCGGGCCGAATCAAACCTGCTATTCCGTTTTCGGACGCTCGCGGCAAACTGCCTTTGCCGGCCCAAGGGCGGCGCGCTTTGACGTTTGGCGAGCGCACCCAATTTGGCGGCCAGTCGAAAGGCATGGTCATCGAAACGCGGGCTTCGGCGCAGGTGACATCACCGTGTGATGGCTGGGTTGTCTACGCGGGAGAATTCCGCAGCTACGGCCAACTCTTGATCATTAACGCGGGCGACGGCTATCATGTGCTGCTCGCGGGTCTATCGCAGATCGACGTCCAGCCGGGACAGTTCGTGCTGACTGCCGAGCCTGTCGGCACTATGAGCGGTGGGCAAAAGAATTCCTCGCCCGCGCCTGTTAGCGGACCTGTTTTATATGTTGAACTTCGTAAAGATGGGCGTCCTATAGATCCCGATCCCTGGTGGGCATCAGGTCAGCAGAAGGTACAAGGCTAA
- a CDS encoding S41 family peptidase, which translates to MRKTDYAFWTFLLMTGLAGATTLLNVTQTYSATASQNSELYKQLDLFGDVLERVRSDYVEKPDDTALIEAAINGMLASLDPHSSYMSPKNFRDMQVQTRGEFGGLGIEVTMENGVIKVVSPIDDTPAAKAGLMANDLITHLDNEAISGLTLEQAVEKMRGPVNTPIMLTVVRKGKDEPFDVKVVRDVIRINAVKSRAEGDIGYVKVTTFNEQTHANLVKAVETLDKQIGPNIKGYIIDLRNNPGGLLDQAIAVSDDFLEQGAIVLTKGRNNEETQRANARPGDISDGKKLVVLINGGSASASEIVAGALQDHKRATVIGTRSFGKGSVQTIIPLGANGAIRLTTARYYTPSNRSIQAKGIEPDINVEEAVPDDMKDKIAAEKPRGEASLRGHLKNPDGTDQTKDDDLAEPSGSSSYVAKDADKDTQLQYAINFLHGTAKGPETSSATPSPAPTTTGPSSGSNNKAPVPSDDDKKVTPN; encoded by the coding sequence ATGCGCAAGACTGACTATGCATTCTGGACATTCCTGTTGATGACAGGTTTGGCCGGCGCGACCACGCTGCTGAACGTCACTCAGACGTACTCGGCGACCGCGTCGCAAAATTCCGAGCTCTATAAGCAGCTCGATCTCTTCGGCGACGTTCTCGAGAGGGTTCGCTCCGATTACGTCGAAAAGCCCGACGATACCGCGCTCATCGAAGCGGCGATCAACGGCATGCTCGCATCCCTCGATCCGCATTCATCGTACATGAGCCCGAAGAATTTCCGGGATATGCAGGTTCAGACGCGCGGCGAATTCGGTGGCCTCGGAATCGAAGTCACCATGGAGAACGGCGTCATCAAGGTCGTTTCGCCCATCGACGACACGCCCGCCGCCAAGGCCGGCCTGATGGCGAACGATCTCATCACCCATCTCGATAACGAAGCGATTTCCGGCCTGACGCTCGAACAGGCCGTCGAGAAGATGCGCGGTCCGGTCAATACGCCGATCATGCTGACGGTCGTGCGCAAGGGCAAGGATGAGCCGTTCGACGTGAAAGTCGTGCGCGACGTGATCCGCATCAACGCCGTCAAGTCGCGTGCCGAAGGCGATATCGGCTACGTGAAGGTTACGACCTTCAACGAGCAGACACATGCCAACCTGGTGAAAGCCGTCGAAACTCTCGACAAGCAGATCGGGCCCAACATCAAGGGTTACATCATCGATCTGCGCAACAACCCGGGCGGTCTCCTCGATCAGGCCATCGCGGTGTCGGATGACTTCCTCGAGCAGGGCGCCATCGTTCTCACCAAGGGCCGCAACAACGAGGAAACGCAGCGGGCGAACGCTCGTCCGGGCGATATCTCGGACGGCAAGAAGCTCGTCGTCCTGATCAACGGCGGCTCGGCGTCGGCTTCGGAAATCGTTGCGGGTGCTTTGCAGGATCATAAGCGTGCGACGGTCATCGGCACGCGGTCGTTCGGCAAGGGATCGGTCCAGACGATCATTCCGCTCGGCGCCAACGGTGCAATCCGCTTGACCACGGCTCGTTACTACACGCCGTCGAACCGGTCGATCCAAGCCAAGGGCATCGAGCCGGATATCAACGTCGAGGAAGCCGTGCCGGATGACATGAAGGACAAGATCGCCGCCGAGAAGCCGCGCGGCGAAGCGAGCCTTCGCGGCCATCTGAAGAATCCTGACGGCACCGACCAGACGAAGGATGACGATCTGGCTGAACCGTCGGGTTCGTCGTCCTACGTCGCCAAGGATGCCGACAAGGACACGCAGTTGCAGTACGCGATCAACTTCCTGCACGGCACCGCTAAGGGTCCGGAGACGTCCAGCGCAACGCCGTCGCCTGCGCCGACCACGACCGGGCCGTCGTCCGGATCGAACAACAAGGCTCCGGTTCCGTCCGACGATGACAAGAAGGTCACGCCGAACTAA
- a CDS encoding RNA pyrophosphohydrolase, whose product MPDKLKKAAADELGYRPCVGLMVINRDGLVWVGRRADIPGDAEGRGTWWQMPQGGIDPGEDPATAARRELFEETAIVSAEQIGELSKWLTYDLPDNLIGIAWGGKYRGQKQKWFAFRFTGDDSEINIMPPKGEPEFVAWRWAPADDLLDLIVPFKREVYRDVLAEFAPLARGEGG is encoded by the coding sequence GTGCCGGATAAATTGAAGAAGGCCGCAGCGGACGAGCTTGGATACCGTCCCTGCGTCGGCCTCATGGTCATCAATCGCGACGGCCTCGTATGGGTTGGCCGGCGCGCCGACATCCCCGGCGACGCCGAGGGACGCGGGACGTGGTGGCAGATGCCCCAAGGCGGCATCGATCCGGGCGAAGATCCGGCGACGGCTGCCCGTCGCGAGCTTTTCGAGGAAACAGCGATCGTCTCGGCCGAACAGATTGGTGAGCTATCGAAATGGCTGACCTACGATCTCCCCGACAATCTCATCGGCATCGCATGGGGCGGTAAATATCGCGGGCAGAAGCAGAAATGGTTCGCCTTCCGCTTCACCGGAGATGACAGCGAAATCAACATCATGCCTCCTAAGGGAGAGCCTGAATTCGTGGCTTGGCGTTGGGCGCCGGCCGACGATCTTCTCGATCTCATCGTGCCGTTCAAACGGGAGGTCTACCGGGATGTCCTCGCCGAGTTCGCTCCGCTCGCGCGCGGCGAGGGCGGCTGA